The Herbaspirillum sp. RTI4 genome has a segment encoding these proteins:
- a CDS encoding ABC transporter substrate-binding protein: MLGKQKRIFNSMFGALVLGAVFSTTAIAAEKSVAITAIVEHPALDAARDGVRDELKDAGFEIEKNLKWDYQSAQGNTGTAAQIARKFVGNRPDAIVAIGTPSAQAVVAATKSIPVVFLAITDPVAAQLVNSWQPSHTNVTGVSDVLELPKQINLIKSIVPGAKRVGIVYNPGEANSVAVVTQLKELLGKSGMTLVGAAAPRTIDVGQAAKSLVGRVDVIYANTDNNVVSAFESLAKVCNDAKIPLIASDTSSVKRGAIAALGINYYDLGRQAGKEVARILKGENPGDIAPAASNTLELFINTAAAQKQGVTLSPELIKSAKTVIK, encoded by the coding sequence ATGCTCGGCAAACAAAAAAGAATTTTTAATTCGATGTTCGGCGCATTGGTATTGGGCGCCGTTTTTTCTACAACAGCCATCGCTGCGGAGAAGTCGGTGGCAATTACGGCAATCGTCGAGCATCCGGCACTGGATGCGGCGCGTGATGGTGTTCGCGACGAATTGAAGGATGCTGGTTTCGAAATTGAAAAAAATCTCAAATGGGATTATCAAAGCGCACAAGGTAACACTGGAACAGCCGCACAGATTGCCCGCAAATTTGTCGGCAACCGTCCAGACGCTATTGTCGCGATCGGGACTCCCTCGGCGCAAGCGGTCGTTGCCGCAACTAAATCGATACCGGTAGTATTCCTCGCTATTACTGACCCCGTAGCTGCGCAGTTGGTCAATAGCTGGCAGCCTTCCCATACCAATGTCACCGGCGTTTCCGATGTGTTGGAGTTGCCAAAGCAGATCAATCTGATCAAGAGCATTGTGCCCGGTGCCAAGCGCGTCGGCATCGTATATAACCCCGGCGAAGCCAATTCGGTAGCGGTTGTGACGCAACTTAAGGAATTGCTTGGTAAATCCGGCATGACTCTGGTCGGTGCGGCTGCTCCTCGGACAATTGATGTCGGTCAGGCCGCCAAGAGCTTAGTGGGCAGAGTGGATGTCATTTATGCCAATACGGACAACAATGTCGTGTCCGCGTTTGAATCTCTGGCCAAGGTTTGTAATGATGCCAAAATACCATTGATTGCTTCCGATACCAGCAGTGTCAAGCGTGGTGCGATTGCCGCACTGGGAATCAATTATTATGATCTTGGAAGGCAGGCAGGCAAGGAAGTCGCACGTATTTTAAAGGGTGAAAATCCGGGTGACATCGCCCCTGCCGCCAGTAATACGCTGGAATTATTCATCAACACTGCCGCTGCGCAGAAGCAAGGGGTTACATTGTCGCCTGAGCTAATTAAGTCGGCAAAAACTGTCATCAAGTAG
- a CDS encoding ABC transporter substrate-binding protein, with amino-acid sequence MFVVKPPARIIAGALALTMICSMPVQASDKKVLITAIVDHPALDAIRDGTSDELKAEGFEAGKNLKWEYQNAQGNPGTAAQIARKFVGENPDVIVAIATPSAQPLVAATKTIPIVFSGIADPIAAQLVKNWAPSGTNVTGMSHMMDLTRQIEIIKKVLPHVKRIGIVYNPGEVNSVVVVKNIKLLLEKEGITLVEAAAPRSVDVSSAARSLVGKVDLIYSTTDNNVVATYEALVKVCNDAKIPLVASDTDSVRRGAIAALGVNFYDLGRQTGKMVGRILRGEKPGDIAPAKSDNLDLFVNTAAAHKQGLTLSPAFIKSATTVIN; translated from the coding sequence ATGTTTGTAGTAAAACCTCCGGCACGCATCATTGCCGGCGCGCTGGCATTGACAATGATCTGTAGCATGCCGGTACAGGCTTCTGATAAAAAAGTGCTAATCACCGCTATCGTCGATCACCCTGCGCTCGACGCGATACGAGACGGTACCAGCGATGAATTGAAGGCAGAGGGTTTCGAGGCAGGGAAAAATTTGAAATGGGAATATCAGAATGCTCAGGGAAATCCGGGAACGGCGGCTCAGATTGCCCGTAAATTCGTTGGTGAAAATCCAGATGTGATTGTGGCGATCGCCACGCCTTCGGCCCAGCCATTAGTGGCTGCGACGAAAACCATTCCTATCGTTTTTTCTGGTATTGCTGATCCGATTGCAGCACAGTTGGTCAAAAATTGGGCTCCATCAGGGACCAATGTCACCGGCATGTCGCACATGATGGATTTGACAAGGCAAATTGAAATCATCAAAAAAGTACTGCCACACGTCAAGCGCATCGGGATTGTTTACAATCCTGGCGAAGTTAATTCGGTTGTCGTTGTCAAAAATATCAAATTGCTTTTGGAAAAAGAGGGCATCACGCTAGTCGAGGCGGCAGCCCCACGGTCGGTGGATGTATCGTCTGCCGCCAGGAGTCTGGTCGGGAAGGTTGACCTGATTTACAGTACGACCGACAACAATGTCGTTGCAACGTATGAGGCATTGGTCAAAGTGTGCAACGACGCCAAAATCCCTTTGGTGGCATCGGATACGGACAGCGTCAGACGTGGTGCGATTGCCGCGCTGGGTGTTAATTTCTATGATCTGGGTCGTCAGACGGGCAAAATGGTCGGCCGTATCCTGCGCGGAGAGAAGCCGGGCGATATTGCACCGGCGAAGAGCGATAATCTGGACCTGTTCGTCAATACTGCTGCAGCTCACAAACAGGGTCTCACGCTGAGTCCTGCATTCATCAAGTCGGCCACTACAGTCATCAACTGA
- a CDS encoding ABC transporter permease — protein sequence MSLYTLWGALEIGLIFSLVALGVLISFRILNFPDLTVDGSFPLGGAVAATMISAGFNPFLATGVAILAGAAAGLTTAWLNVRLKIMDLLASILMMIALYSINLRVMGRPNVPLINEPTIFTLLQPDWLPDYVLRPLLLLVLVVIVKLLVDWFFSSETGLAMRATGANARMARAQGVATGRATLAGMALANALVALSGAMFAQTQGGADISMGIGTIVIGLAAVIIGETILPARRMVWTTLAVILGAILYRFFIALALNSDFIGLQAQDLNLVTAVLVMLALVLPMGRRKMLMRKNGGN from the coding sequence ATGTCGTTGTACACGTTATGGGGCGCGCTGGAGATAGGATTGATTTTCAGCCTGGTAGCGCTTGGTGTATTGATTTCTTTCCGCATCCTGAATTTCCCCGATCTGACTGTCGATGGCAGTTTTCCATTGGGCGGCGCAGTGGCCGCAACCATGATCTCGGCTGGGTTCAATCCGTTTCTGGCGACTGGGGTTGCCATACTGGCCGGGGCCGCCGCTGGCCTGACCACGGCCTGGCTCAATGTGCGGCTCAAAATCATGGATCTGCTGGCGAGTATTTTGATGATGATCGCCCTGTATTCGATTAATTTGCGTGTGATGGGGCGGCCCAATGTTCCGCTCATCAATGAGCCAACTATTTTCACTTTATTGCAGCCGGACTGGTTGCCTGATTACGTACTGCGCCCATTGTTGCTGTTGGTACTGGTCGTTATCGTTAAGTTGTTGGTGGATTGGTTCTTCTCCTCAGAAACCGGCCTTGCGATGCGCGCCACCGGTGCGAATGCCCGTATGGCGCGGGCGCAAGGGGTCGCTACAGGACGTGCCACTTTGGCCGGCATGGCACTGGCCAATGCGCTGGTTGCCCTGTCGGGCGCGATGTTTGCGCAAACCCAGGGCGGCGCTGATATTTCGATGGGGATTGGAACCATTGTCATCGGATTAGCCGCCGTCATCATCGGCGAGACGATATTGCCTGCGCGCCGCATGGTGTGGACCACGCTGGCGGTGATCTTGGGTGCAATCCTCTATCGCTTCTTTATTGCGCTGGCGCTCAACAGTGATTTCATCGGTTTGCAGGCGCAAGACCTCAACCTGGTTACAGCGGTGCTGGTGATGCTGGCGCTGGTGTTGCCGATGGGTCGACGCAAAATGCTCATGCGCAAAAACGGAGGCAACTGA
- a CDS encoding ABC transporter ATP-binding protein — MLKAQGLHITFNAGTPIENKALRGLDLEIPTGQFVSVIGSNGAGKSTFLNAISGDLLVDEGSIDIDGVSVTRKHAWQRAGMVARVFQDPMAGTCEALTIEENMALAMARGKRRGLGFAIKRPMRELFRDRLAVLNLGLENRLTDRIGLLSGGQRQAVSLLMASLQPSRILLLDEHTAALDPKTAAFVLELTDKIVAENKLTTMMVTHSMRQALDYGTRTVMLHQGKVVLDVAGPERAGLDVPDLLRMFEQTRGEALADDALLLG, encoded by the coding sequence ATGTTGAAAGCACAGGGACTGCACATCACCTTCAATGCAGGAACACCAATTGAGAACAAGGCCTTGCGTGGTCTTGATCTGGAAATTCCTACCGGACAGTTCGTTTCTGTCATCGGTTCTAACGGCGCAGGAAAATCTACTTTCCTCAATGCGATTTCAGGCGATCTTCTGGTAGACGAGGGCAGTATCGATATCGATGGTGTCAGCGTCACGCGGAAACATGCCTGGCAACGCGCGGGTATGGTGGCGCGCGTATTTCAGGATCCGATGGCGGGGACTTGTGAAGCGCTCACGATCGAAGAAAATATGGCGCTGGCCATGGCGCGGGGAAAACGACGCGGCTTGGGTTTTGCTATCAAGCGGCCTATGCGGGAGTTGTTTCGCGACAGGTTGGCCGTGCTTAACCTGGGTCTGGAAAACCGATTGACCGACCGCATCGGTCTTCTGTCGGGTGGACAACGACAGGCAGTGAGTTTGTTGATGGCCTCGTTACAGCCCTCCCGTATTTTGTTACTGGACGAGCATACGGCAGCGCTTGATCCAAAAACTGCCGCTTTTGTGCTTGAGTTGACTGACAAAATCGTTGCGGAAAATAAGCTGACCACGATGATGGTGACGCACAGCATGAGGCAGGCGCTTGATTACGGTACGCGTACCGTGATGCTGCATCAAGGCAAAGTGGTATTGGACGTTGCTGGGCCTGAGCGTGCCGGTCTCGATGTTCCTGACTTATTGCGCATGTTCGAGCAGACTCGTGGTGAAGCGCTGGCCGATGACGCCTTGTTGCTTGGCTGA
- a CDS encoding tRNA (cytidine(34)-2'-O)-methyltransferase produces the protein MFHVVLVEPEIPPNTGNIIRLCANTGAQLHLIEPLGFPLDDAKMRRAGLDYHDYATMRVHPHWQAFMESMQGNVDFQPQRMFALTTHGSASFADSVFLPGDVFVFGSETRGLDPALRESFAPDRRIRLPMRPDNRSLNLSNTVAVVVYEAWRQNGFAGGA, from the coding sequence GTGTTTCACGTCGTACTTGTAGAACCAGAAATACCACCGAACACCGGCAACATCATCCGCCTTTGCGCCAATACCGGTGCGCAGCTGCATCTGATAGAGCCGCTCGGCTTTCCGCTGGACGACGCCAAAATGCGCCGCGCAGGATTGGATTACCACGATTACGCGACCATGCGCGTCCATCCGCACTGGCAGGCATTCATGGAAAGTATGCAAGGGAATGTGGATTTTCAGCCTCAACGCATGTTTGCATTGACGACCCACGGGTCGGCCTCATTTGCCGATTCGGTCTTTCTGCCAGGCGACGTCTTTGTATTTGGCTCCGAAACCCGGGGACTCGATCCCGCGCTACGAGAATCATTTGCCCCCGACCGACGCATCCGTTTGCCAATGCGCCCGGACAACCGCAGCCTCAATCTCTCCAATACCGTTGCAGTAGTCGTTTATGAGGCCTGGCGTCAAAATGGTTTTGCCGGTGGCGCCTGA
- a CDS encoding ComF family protein: MESPSYLPPSSRPSLLIAVPLGARRLQERGYNQALEIARPLAALMNLPLAPQLVARQYETQAQTRLTLRARQRNLQAVFLPTVQTGIELRGQHIGIVDDVMTTGATLNELASTLKQNGAVRITNFIVARTA, translated from the coding sequence GTGGAATCGCCTTCCTACCTGCCGCCATCATCGCGGCCATCGCTGTTGATCGCCGTACCATTAGGCGCGCGCCGCCTGCAGGAACGCGGCTACAATCAGGCACTTGAAATTGCTCGTCCGCTAGCGGCCTTGATGAATTTGCCGCTCGCGCCGCAACTGGTCGCCAGACAATACGAGACTCAAGCACAGACCCGTCTCACTTTGCGGGCGCGGCAACGTAATTTGCAGGCCGTATTCCTGCCGACGGTGCAAACGGGAATCGAATTACGTGGCCAACACATCGGTATAGTCGACGATGTCATGACCACCGGCGCCACCCTCAATGAGTTAGCATCCACGCTCAAACAGAATGGTGCCGTGCGCATTACCAACTTCATCGTGGCCCGAACGGCCTGA
- a CDS encoding methyltransferase domain-containing protein gives MSVIPPFSDVKLSAPIDLSLVRQLFSNTERVAGSDFLRREIASRMQERLALINIEPQQVLDAGCGEGADLLVLQQRFPAAQVIGLDGASAMLAVALERRRQAWSSLHRWLSAWLPAGRRADQASGQLLCGDFAQLPFGTNALDLVWSNLALHWHPQPDRLFAEWRRVLRVGGVVMFSCFGPDTFREIRQAFEAVDDAPHVLPFVDMHDFGDMLVTAGFSTPVMDMEMITVTYDSAQQLLRDARAWGGNPLETRQRGLLGRAAKERLIQALESQRRPDGKLGLSFEVVYGHAFRPEAKKIASGESIIRFDSPKK, from the coding sequence ATGTCTGTTATCCCTCCTTTTTCCGATGTCAAATTAAGTGCGCCGATTGATCTGTCGCTGGTCCGCCAATTGTTTTCGAATACTGAGCGTGTCGCCGGATCGGACTTTTTACGGCGTGAAATTGCTTCCCGTATGCAGGAGCGGCTCGCGCTGATCAACATCGAGCCGCAGCAAGTGCTGGATGCTGGCTGTGGCGAAGGTGCCGATTTGCTTGTCTTGCAACAGCGATTTCCGGCGGCTCAAGTCATCGGATTGGATGGCGCATCGGCGATGCTGGCAGTGGCGCTCGAACGTCGCAGACAGGCATGGTCTTCTTTGCATCGCTGGCTCTCCGCCTGGCTCCCGGCAGGCCGACGCGCCGATCAGGCCAGCGGACAATTATTATGTGGCGATTTTGCGCAATTACCGTTTGGCACGAATGCGCTTGACTTGGTGTGGTCGAATCTCGCCCTGCACTGGCATCCGCAGCCGGATCGACTGTTTGCTGAATGGCGGCGGGTGCTGCGGGTCGGTGGTGTCGTCATGTTTTCCTGTTTTGGGCCAGACACTTTTCGCGAGATCCGTCAGGCCTTCGAGGCGGTTGACGATGCTCCGCATGTCTTGCCATTTGTCGATATGCACGATTTTGGCGATATGTTGGTTACGGCCGGTTTCTCAACTCCGGTCATGGATATGGAAATGATTACGGTGACGTACGATTCTGCGCAGCAGTTACTGCGCGATGCGCGCGCCTGGGGTGGTAATCCGCTTGAAACCCGGCAGCGCGGCTTGCTTGGACGGGCCGCTAAAGAGCGACTGATTCAGGCGCTTGAAAGTCAGCGGCGTCCTGACGGCAAGCTGGGCCTGAGTTTTGAGGTGGTGTACGGACATGCATTTCGGCCGGAGGCCAAGAAAATCGCCAGCGGGGAGTCGATCATTCGCTTTGATTCCCCTAAAAAATAA
- the coxB gene encoding cytochrome c oxidase subunit II, protein MKNATRLQSLMLGASLLAASMPSQAVVDSKGGPAVLQMNFQPPVTQIAEQIYSLHTLMLIICLVIFFAVFGVMFYSILKHRKSLGHKSASFHESTAVEIAWTIIPFIIVIGMALPATKTVVAMKDTSNADLTIKATGMQWKWGYDYLNGEGAGISFLSNLATPHEQIVDSTKVKNDNYLIEVDNPVVVPVNKKVRIITTANDVIHSWTIPAFGVKQDAIPGFVRDTWFKAEKIGTYRGQCVELCGKDHAFMPIVVNVVSEADYKIWSDGKLKEMAAKAEDPNKVWTIDELKTRGEKVFTANCAVCHQANGKGVPGAFPALDADPIVNGPRAAQINLLLNGKNAMPAWKSVLSDTEIAAVITYTRNSWSNKAQENIVQPAEVLAARK, encoded by the coding sequence ATGAAAAATGCGACGCGCCTTCAATCGTTGATGCTTGGTGCATCGCTTCTGGCGGCTTCCATGCCATCGCAGGCGGTGGTTGACAGCAAGGGTGGGCCGGCAGTACTCCAGATGAATTTTCAACCGCCTGTGACGCAAATTGCAGAGCAGATTTATTCGCTGCACACGCTGATGCTGATCATCTGCCTGGTGATTTTCTTTGCCGTGTTTGGCGTGATGTTTTACTCGATTCTCAAACATCGTAAGTCGCTCGGTCATAAGTCGGCCAGCTTTCATGAGAGTACGGCAGTCGAGATTGCCTGGACCATCATCCCCTTCATTATCGTCATCGGCATGGCCTTGCCTGCCACCAAGACAGTTGTGGCGATGAAGGATACTTCCAACGCCGATCTGACTATCAAGGCTACCGGTATGCAGTGGAAGTGGGGTTACGATTACCTCAATGGTGAAGGTGCCGGCATTTCCTTTTTGTCCAATCTGGCTACGCCACATGAACAAATCGTCGATTCCACCAAAGTCAAAAACGACAATTACCTGATCGAAGTCGATAATCCGGTCGTTGTACCCGTCAACAAGAAGGTACGTATCATCACGACCGCTAACGATGTGATCCATTCCTGGACCATACCGGCTTTCGGCGTCAAGCAAGATGCGATTCCTGGTTTTGTCCGGGATACCTGGTTCAAGGCAGAAAAGATCGGTACCTACCGCGGTCAGTGCGTCGAATTGTGCGGCAAGGATCATGCCTTCATGCCTATCGTCGTCAATGTCGTCAGCGAAGCGGATTACAAAATCTGGTCCGACGGCAAGCTCAAGGAAATGGCCGCGAAGGCGGAAGACCCTAACAAGGTCTGGACTATCGATGAGCTGAAGACGCGCGGCGAAAAAGTATTCACTGCCAATTGCGCCGTCTGCCATCAGGCAAACGGCAAGGGTGTGCCCGGCGCGTTCCCGGCACTGGATGCCGATCCTATCGTCAATGGCCCTCGTGCAGCGCAAATCAACCTGTTGTTGAATGGTAAAAATGCGATGCCTGCCTGGAAGTCGGTTCTGTCCGATACTGAAATCGCCGCCGTGATTACCTATACACGCAATAGCTGGTCCAACAAGGCCCAGGAAAACATAGTTCAACCAGCGGAAGTACTGGCTGCGCGCAAGTAA
- the ctaD gene encoding cytochrome c oxidase subunit I, which translates to MSITTVDHAHDPAHKHDHGDDHAHDHPHGWRRWLFATNHKDIGSLYLWFSFTMLLSGGVLALLIRAELFQPGLQFFKPEFFNQLTTMHGLIMVFGAIMPAFVGFANWMIPLQIGASDMAFARMNNFSFWLLPPAALLLATSFLVPGGATAAGWTLYAPLSTQMGPGMDMAIFAIHIMGASSIMGSINIIVTVLNMRAPGMTLMKMPMFCWTWLITAYLLIAVMPVLAGAITMTLTDRHFGTSFFNAAGGGDPVMYQHIFWFFGHPEVYIMILPAFGIVSQIIPAFARKQLFGYASMVYATASIAILSFIVWAHHMFTTGMPVTAQLFFMYATMLIAVPTGVKIFNWIATMWRGSMTFETPMLFSIGFIFVFTMGGFTGLILAVTPIDIQMQDTYYVVAHFHYVLVAGSLFALFAGFYYWSPKWTGFMYNETRGKIHFWNSLIWFNITFFPMHFLGLAGMPRRYADYPAQFTDFNMLASVGALGFGLTQVYFLFWVVIPAIKGGQKAADKPWEGAEGLEWTVPSPAPFHTFEIPPVVK; encoded by the coding sequence ATGAGTATAACCACCGTCGATCACGCACACGATCCCGCACATAAGCACGACCACGGCGATGATCATGCACATGATCATCCGCACGGCTGGCGTCGTTGGCTGTTTGCCACCAATCACAAGGATATCGGTAGCCTTTACCTGTGGTTTTCGTTCACGATGTTGTTGTCAGGCGGCGTACTGGCCCTGTTGATTCGTGCCGAGCTGTTCCAGCCCGGACTGCAGTTCTTCAAGCCGGAGTTCTTTAATCAGCTGACCACGATGCACGGTCTGATCATGGTGTTTGGCGCGATCATGCCGGCGTTCGTGGGTTTCGCCAACTGGATGATCCCATTGCAAATCGGTGCCTCCGATATGGCATTTGCGCGGATGAACAACTTTTCATTCTGGTTGCTCCCGCCGGCGGCACTGCTGCTGGCAACATCGTTCCTGGTGCCGGGCGGCGCAACTGCTGCCGGCTGGACCTTGTATGCGCCGCTGTCGACGCAAATGGGGCCAGGGATGGATATGGCAATTTTCGCCATCCACATCATGGGCGCATCGTCGATCATGGGCTCGATCAATATCATCGTCACGGTGCTCAATATGCGCGCGCCCGGCATGACACTGATGAAGATGCCGATGTTTTGCTGGACCTGGTTGATTACGGCCTACCTGCTGATTGCCGTGATGCCGGTTCTGGCAGGCGCGATTACGATGACCCTTACCGATCGCCATTTCGGCACGTCCTTCTTTAATGCTGCCGGTGGCGGCGATCCGGTGATGTACCAGCATATTTTCTGGTTCTTCGGTCACCCTGAGGTGTACATCATGATTCTGCCGGCGTTTGGTATCGTCTCGCAGATCATTCCGGCGTTCGCCCGCAAGCAACTGTTCGGCTATGCATCGATGGTGTATGCGACGGCATCGATTGCCATTCTGTCGTTCATCGTCTGGGCTCACCACATGTTCACCACCGGCATGCCGGTGACTGCGCAACTGTTCTTCATGTACGCCACGATGCTCATTGCGGTACCTACCGGTGTCAAGATTTTCAACTGGATTGCGACGATGTGGCGCGGCTCGATGACATTTGAAACGCCGATGCTGTTTTCGATCGGATTCATCTTCGTCTTCACCATGGGTGGTTTTACCGGTCTGATTCTGGCGGTCACGCCTATCGACATTCAAATGCAGGATACCTACTACGTGGTGGCGCATTTCCACTATGTGCTGGTCGCCGGTTCGCTGTTCGCGCTGTTTGCCGGGTTCTACTACTGGAGTCCTAAGTGGACTGGCTTCATGTACAACGAGACCCGCGGCAAGATTCATTTCTGGAATTCGCTGATCTGGTTCAACATCACCTTCTTCCCTATGCATTTCCTGGGGTTGGCCGGTATGCCGCGCCGCTATGCCGACTATCCGGCGCAGTTCACCGATTTCAATATGTTGGCATCGGTTGGCGCGCTCGGTTTTGGTCTGACCCAGGTGTACTTCCTGTTCTGGGTCGTGATTCCAGCAATCAAGGGTGGCCAGAAGGCTGCAGATAAGCCTTGGGAAGGCGCCGAAGGTTTGGAGTGGACTGTGCCTAGCCCTGCACCTTTCCATACTTTCGAAATTCCACCCGTCGTTAAATAA
- a CDS encoding cytochrome c oxidase assembly protein encodes MPADDNKQSDEVVQTRLLNRQVFTKLVLIAVLMFGFGYALVPVYKRICELTGVNFLTPKDETVKAPVNTQIDKNRIVTVEFDANSRGPWRFRPTVNSLQVHPGEMTQVVYEVVNTQARKMDAQAIPSYAPQQAMAFFKKVECFCFTQQTLGPNQAKQMPVVFFIDPALPKDIKTITLSYTFFEVGGVSGSGKT; translated from the coding sequence ATGCCTGCTGATGACAATAAGCAGTCTGATGAGGTGGTGCAGACAAGATTATTGAACCGGCAGGTGTTCACCAAGCTGGTGCTGATTGCTGTGCTGATGTTCGGCTTTGGTTATGCCTTGGTGCCTGTGTATAAAAGAATCTGCGAATTGACCGGTGTGAATTTTCTGACGCCGAAAGATGAAACAGTGAAGGCACCGGTCAATACGCAAATCGATAAAAATCGGATCGTAACGGTGGAGTTTGATGCCAATTCGCGCGGTCCATGGCGTTTTCGTCCGACGGTCAATAGCTTGCAGGTGCACCCTGGTGAAATGACTCAGGTGGTCTACGAAGTGGTTAATACACAGGCGCGCAAGATGGATGCGCAAGCGATACCAAGCTATGCGCCGCAGCAGGCAATGGCGTTTTTCAAAAAAGTCGAATGTTTTTGTTTTACCCAGCAAACGCTGGGGCCAAATCAGGCCAAGCAGATGCCGGTCGTGTTTTTTATCGATCCGGCTTTGCCGAAAGATATAAAGACCATCACCTTGTCGTACACGTTTTTTGAAGTCGGTGGAGTGTCGGGGTCGGGCAAGACTTAA
- a CDS encoding cytochrome c oxidase subunit 3: MSAQNMKAPHYFVPGPSGWPLFAGVSLLVMMIGASAWVNGESWAPFVNIVGLLGFLVVLYKWFGQAIGESESGLYSKQIDLSFRWSMSWFIFSEVMFFAAFFGALFYARSVSMPWLADLDHKVLWPDFTAHWGNLGPANLVEPFRTMGPFPIPTINTALLLTSGVTLTLSHHALRAGHRTQTSVWLFLTILLGATFMCFQAFEYTEAYQEFNLKLTSGIYGSTFFLLTGFHGFHVTIGAIMLSVVLYRHLKGHFTPDSHFAFEGAAWYWHFVDVVWLGLYVVVYWL; encoded by the coding sequence ATGAGTGCTCAAAACATGAAGGCGCCGCATTATTTTGTGCCGGGTCCATCCGGATGGCCGCTATTCGCAGGCGTGTCGCTGCTGGTAATGATGATTGGCGCATCGGCTTGGGTGAATGGCGAATCTTGGGCGCCATTTGTCAATATCGTCGGTTTGCTTGGATTTTTGGTGGTGCTGTACAAATGGTTCGGCCAGGCCATCGGCGAATCCGAATCCGGTCTGTACAGCAAGCAGATTGACTTGTCGTTCCGGTGGAGCATGAGCTGGTTCATCTTTTCCGAAGTCATGTTTTTTGCTGCATTTTTTGGCGCACTGTTTTACGCCCGCAGCGTTTCCATGCCTTGGCTCGCAGATCTGGATCATAAAGTCCTGTGGCCGGATTTCACCGCCCATTGGGGCAACCTGGGCCCGGCTAATCTGGTAGAACCGTTCCGCACCATGGGGCCGTTTCCTATCCCCACGATCAACACCGCTCTGCTGCTGACCTCCGGCGTGACGCTGACCTTATCTCACCACGCCTTGCGCGCCGGGCACCGGACGCAAACCTCAGTTTGGTTGTTTCTGACGATTCTGCTGGGGGCGACGTTCATGTGTTTCCAGGCGTTCGAATACACCGAGGCCTATCAGGAATTCAACCTCAAGCTGACATCCGGCATTTACGGTTCCACCTTCTTTTTGCTGACCGGGTTCCATGGTTTCCATGTCACTATCGGAGCGATCATGTTGTCGGTGGTGTTATACCGCCATCTGAAGGGACACTTTACCCCTGATAGTCATTTTGCGTTCGAAGGTGCGGCATGGTACTGGCACTTTGTTGACGTGGTCTGGCTGGGCTTGTATGTGGTGGTGTACTGGTTGTAA